One part of the Rutidosis leptorrhynchoides isolate AG116_Rl617_1_P2 chromosome 1, CSIRO_AGI_Rlap_v1, whole genome shotgun sequence genome encodes these proteins:
- the LOC139875527 gene encoding phytochrome A-associated F-box protein-like: MSEIEADNVFSYLSDDVVLNIFLKLVDDPRHWSRLACVCTKFSCLIRTICWKNKCFQSIPTVVSDLLPSNSTVTSPVSPPGGWSSLHKLAVCCPGLLHSGVLLDLGLERDLDTVYNGATKAQDQHDTCDEEMKIDNDDDNDNDNARVITTSCGFGVCKKRKVCRSLGAHLASEGWNFSREQGNKLLASRFRGDCLYICDWPGCVHTEEKRNYMLFRGVFKNFKNSRVWRTINDGNRSKTDLNCAFCPSNDVWDLHSAFCLRPAYGFHDDGEPVVRAYVCENGHVSGAWTDWPLYT; this comes from the exons ATGTCTGAAATTGAAGCTGATAATGTGTTTTCATATCTATCCGATGACGTTGTTCTTAACATATTCCTGAAACTCGTTGATGATCCACGTCACTGGTCACGTCTGGCTTGTGTTTGCACTAAATTCTCGTGTTTAATCCGAACTATTTGCTGGAAAAACAAATGTTTTCAATCGATTCCGACTGTCGTCTCCGATCTACTTCCGTCGAACTCCACCGTTACTTCTCCGGTATCTCCTCCCGGCGGCTGGTCGTCGCTGCACAAACTCGCCGTCTGCTGCCCTGGCCTCCTTCACTCCGGCGTACTTCTCGATCTCGGATTGGAACGAGATTTAG ATACTGTTTATAATGGTGCTACTAAAGCTCAAGATCAACATGATACTTGTGATGAAGAAATGaaaattgataatgatgatgataatgataacgataacgctCGTGTTATTACAACATCTTGCGGTTTTGGTGTTTGTAAGAAGCGAAAGGTTTGTAGGTCGTTAGGGGCACATTTAGCGTCTGAAGGGTGGAATTTTAGCAGGGAGCAAGGAAATAAGTTGTTAGCAAGTAGGTTTAGAGGTGATTGTTTATACATTTGTGATTGGCCTGGTTGTGTGCACACGGAAGAGAAGCGGAATTATATGTTGTTtagaggcgttttcaagaattttaaaaaTTCTAGGGTTTGGAGGACGATTAACGATGGGAATCGAAGTAAGACTGATTTGAATTGTGCGTTTTGTCCAAGTAATGATGTTTGGGATTTGCATTCGGCTTTTTGTTTGAGGCCTGCTTATGGGTTTCATGATGATGGGGAGCCAGTTGTTCGAGCTTATGTTTGTGAGAATGGGCATGTTTCTGGTGCTTGGACTGATTGGCCTTTGTATACGTGA